A window of the Thermoleophilia bacterium genome harbors these coding sequences:
- the pheT gene encoding phenylalanine--tRNA ligase subunit beta yields the protein MKAPLSWLRDFVDIAEGPERIASLLALSGTEVERVAQVGVPDEPDNLRRFVVGKVIECFRHPNADKLSVCRVDTGESSPRTIVCGAPNVAAGQTVAVVLPGGVLPNGVRIGEAKLRGVASSGMILSEAELGLTAKSEGIMVLPDEWQPGDLLQHHFAISDWVLEVEVTPNRPDCLSIRGLAREIAAVTGVPFVEDVSYPHPWGERDIHEEIAIEVWDPDLCPRYAARVIKDVVIAESPLWLKARLVHAGLRPINNVVDVTNYVLWTLGQPLHAFDLDTIGGRKIIVRRAYPGEQITTLDGVLRTLNPDVLVIADAERASGIAGVMGGADTEITERTRAVLLEGANFAGPSIMRTEAALGLRTEASTRYEKGLDPEMIPLALDLACKLFVELCGGTVLKGTIDIRSAAREPESITLRASRVKHVLGKEIATDEIATTLTRLGCKVQSAGDGANFIVTPPTFRADLEREIDLIEEIARIHGLDNIPATVPGRREGRGGLTSRQKALRLIDDTLAGAGLYQVITYSFIDESWPERLRMAPDDERLAVVRLANPLSADQVVLRTMLLPGLLATAARNVAVDEERVHIFERGRVFYPRSEGLPVEENHVGILVLGEWEGPSWLRSGMSTDYYLAKGLVERLADALHVSLRFTRASEPFLHPGRSAEITDEHGRRIGWLGELHPLVLQSYELKGPAVAAELDVDAFIDAACLVPRFRDLMAYPVVIQDVSLVVDASVPAEALLAVLRRAGGELLENAVVFDVYAGSQVPVGKKSLAVRLSFRAPDRTLSEVEVNAMRDQMVETARRELGAELRGAMS from the coding sequence ATGAAAGCACCCTTATCGTGGCTTAGAGATTTTGTGGACATCGCAGAGGGGCCGGAGCGGATTGCCTCTCTTCTTGCCCTGAGCGGCACCGAAGTTGAGAGGGTGGCTCAGGTGGGGGTGCCAGACGAACCTGACAATTTGCGGCGGTTTGTTGTTGGAAAAGTAATTGAGTGCTTCCGCCATCCAAATGCCGACAAGTTGAGTGTTTGTCGGGTCGACACGGGTGAGAGTTCGCCTCGCACCATAGTATGTGGGGCTCCGAATGTGGCAGCCGGCCAGACCGTGGCTGTGGTTCTGCCGGGCGGAGTACTGCCTAACGGTGTGCGTATTGGGGAGGCGAAACTTCGTGGCGTCGCTTCTTCGGGCATGATCCTTTCGGAGGCCGAGCTGGGGCTTACTGCCAAGAGTGAGGGCATCATGGTGCTGCCCGACGAGTGGCAGCCGGGAGACTTGCTACAACACCATTTTGCTATTTCGGATTGGGTGCTTGAAGTAGAAGTCACTCCCAACCGGCCTGACTGTCTCTCGATTCGCGGACTTGCGCGGGAGATTGCGGCCGTAACAGGGGTGCCGTTTGTCGAAGATGTTTCCTATCCGCATCCTTGGGGCGAACGGGATATCCATGAGGAAATCGCCATTGAAGTATGGGACCCTGATTTGTGTCCACGGTACGCTGCTCGCGTCATAAAGGACGTGGTCATTGCAGAGTCGCCATTGTGGTTGAAAGCCAGGCTTGTGCACGCTGGTCTACGGCCTATCAACAACGTGGTGGATGTGACCAACTACGTACTTTGGACTCTGGGACAGCCCCTTCACGCCTTTGATCTGGACACTATTGGTGGGCGCAAGATCATTGTGCGTCGAGCTTATCCTGGCGAGCAGATCACTACGCTTGACGGGGTCTTGCGGACGTTAAACCCAGATGTGCTGGTGATTGCAGACGCGGAGAGGGCTTCTGGTATCGCGGGCGTAATGGGAGGAGCGGACACGGAGATCACCGAAAGGACGAGAGCGGTCCTCCTTGAAGGGGCCAACTTTGCCGGCCCTTCCATCATGCGCACGGAAGCAGCGCTGGGTCTACGCACAGAAGCTTCTACTCGCTACGAGAAGGGACTCGATCCTGAGATGATCCCGCTTGCGCTTGATCTGGCTTGCAAGCTGTTTGTTGAGCTTTGCGGCGGTACTGTTTTGAAGGGAACCATTGATATTAGAAGCGCCGCTCGCGAGCCAGAGAGCATTACGCTGCGTGCATCGAGGGTTAAGCACGTACTGGGCAAAGAAATAGCTACAGATGAGATAGCAACAACCCTTACTCGCCTCGGCTGCAAGGTGCAATCTGCGGGCGACGGAGCCAATTTCATCGTTACTCCTCCGACCTTTAGAGCCGACCTTGAACGAGAGATCGATCTCATCGAGGAGATAGCCCGCATCCACGGGCTAGACAACATACCGGCAACAGTGCCAGGTCGGCGCGAAGGTAGAGGCGGGCTGACCTCCAGACAAAAGGCGCTACGTCTCATTGACGACACGCTTGCAGGGGCCGGGCTCTATCAGGTCATCACGTACAGTTTCATCGATGAAAGTTGGCCTGAGCGGCTTCGCATGGCTCCGGACGATGAGAGGCTGGCGGTGGTGCGTCTCGCAAATCCTTTGAGCGCAGACCAGGTGGTTCTGCGGACAATGCTGCTCCCTGGCTTGCTTGCGACCGCAGCCCGAAATGTGGCAGTTGACGAGGAGAGGGTGCACATATTTGAGCGGGGAAGGGTCTTTTATCCCCGGTCGGAGGGACTCCCTGTGGAGGAGAATCACGTCGGAATCCTGGTATTGGGGGAATGGGAAGGTCCCTCGTGGCTTCGCAGCGGTATGAGTACCGATTATTATCTAGCGAAGGGCTTGGTGGAGCGACTTGCGGATGCTCTTCACGTGTCGCTACGTTTCACTCGGGCAAGCGAGCCATTCCTTCATCCCGGGCGCTCGGCGGAGATCACGGACGAACATGGGCGAAGAATCGGATGGCTGGGTGAGCTTCATCCGCTCGTCTTACAGTCGTACGAGCTAAAAGGCCCCGCAGTAGCGGCTGAGTTGGACGTAGACGCTTTTATTGACGCGGCCTGCCTTGTGCCTCGTTTCCGCGACCTGATGGCCTATCCGGTAGTGATCCAGGACGTTTCATTGGTGGTGGACGCGTCTGTACCCGCGGAGGCTTTGCTTGCGGTGCTACGACGGGCTGGTGGGGAACTACTGGAAAACGCTGTGGTTTTTGACGTCTACGCAGGTAGCCAGGTACCTGTTGGCAAAAAGAGCCTGGCCGTGCGTCTGAGCTTCCGCGCTCCGGACCGCACCCTTAGTGAGGTGGAGGTCAACGCGATGCGTGATCAGATGGTAGAGACAGCGCGGCGTGAGCTGGGCGCAGAATTGCGCGGGGCGATGTCGTAG
- the pheS gene encoding phenylalanine--tRNA ligase subunit alpha, whose protein sequence is MLAEGLQAVASAEDFTSLENVRVRLLGRKAPLARVLRSLGELPAPERREVGRSANLVREALEQAVEKRRKELEDALLAERLTHDEIDVTLPGWRSPLGRLHLITQTQREIEDIFIGMGYEVVDGPEVETEYYNFEALNTPADHPARSLHDTFFISPGILLRTHTSPVQVRSMEKKQPPVYVIAPGKAYRRDSDATHTPMFHQVEGLVVDEGITLADLKGTLETFARAMFGADRKVRLRPHYFPFTEPSVEVDVSCMVCDGAGCRLCKKTGWLEILGAGMVDPAVFAYVNYDPERYTGFAFGLGIERIAMLKHGVNDLRLFFENDLRFLRQF, encoded by the coding sequence ATGCTCGCGGAGGGGCTGCAGGCAGTCGCAAGTGCTGAGGACTTTACGTCTCTTGAGAATGTGCGGGTTCGCTTGTTGGGGCGTAAAGCTCCCCTTGCACGTGTGCTTCGCAGTCTTGGTGAACTGCCGGCACCGGAGCGACGAGAGGTGGGTAGGTCAGCAAACCTGGTGCGCGAGGCTCTCGAGCAGGCGGTTGAAAAGCGACGTAAAGAACTCGAAGATGCGCTCTTGGCGGAGCGACTGACTCACGACGAGATAGATGTGACGCTGCCCGGGTGGAGGTCCCCTCTTGGTCGGCTCCATTTGATCACACAAACGCAGAGGGAGATAGAGGATATCTTCATCGGCATGGGGTACGAAGTAGTGGATGGACCGGAAGTCGAGACCGAGTACTACAACTTCGAAGCTCTCAACACTCCGGCGGATCATCCGGCGCGGTCGCTCCACGACACATTCTTTATATCGCCTGGCATCCTCCTGCGGACTCACACCTCTCCGGTTCAGGTGCGCTCTATGGAGAAAAAACAGCCGCCGGTGTACGTGATAGCTCCCGGAAAAGCGTACAGGCGGGATTCGGATGCCACGCATACCCCAATGTTCCATCAAGTGGAAGGTTTGGTTGTGGATGAGGGGATAACCCTTGCGGATCTCAAGGGCACTTTGGAAACCTTTGCTCGCGCCATGTTTGGGGCCGACCGCAAGGTTAGACTGCGACCGCACTACTTCCCGTTCACCGAGCCATCTGTTGAGGTCGATGTGTCCTGCATGGTCTGCGACGGTGCTGGTTGCCGGCTCTGCAAGAAGACAGGTTGGCTCGAAATTCTGGGTGCTGGGATGGTGGACCCTGCCGTCTTTGCTTACGTGAATTATGATCCCGAGCGTTATACAGGGTTTGCTTTCGGCTTGGGAATTGAACGCATTGCCATGCTAAAGCACGGCGTCAACGATTTGCGACTCTTCTTTGAAAACGACCTGCGCTTTCTGCGGCAGTTCTAG
- a CDS encoding RNA methyltransferase: protein MIRTIAGRHNHSLRLARKLQKKKYRRERGLLVGEGLDVLRSAWEAGAKVREVLVREDLLPCLPDDLIEEAKREPHVSSLEPGESAETEGVDVGLVSAELLEWASSLGGGADVIFMAALPSASLADIPLGSALTLFLDKVGDPGNVGTLIRSAVAFGAMGVCCSSGTADPFSPKALRAGMGAQFCLPVVVDVSPADMIAKLQNMANRGEQVPIVWVAESRGGEDARVLPVSEGMILVLGDEREGPSQDWRGNQVVTVPQYQFDSLNVAMAGTVLLYEIARRRGLGERRSHFGHAEHS, encoded by the coding sequence ATGATCCGTACCATTGCGGGGCGGCACAACCACTCACTTCGGCTTGCACGCAAGCTGCAGAAGAAGAAGTACCGTCGTGAGCGCGGCCTGTTGGTCGGGGAGGGGTTAGACGTCCTGCGATCAGCCTGGGAGGCTGGAGCCAAGGTTAGGGAAGTGCTTGTGCGGGAGGACCTGTTGCCCTGCCTTCCTGACGACCTCATTGAGGAAGCCAAACGCGAGCCGCATGTTAGTAGCCTCGAACCAGGAGAATCGGCTGAGACGGAAGGTGTTGACGTAGGCCTGGTGAGCGCCGAGTTGCTGGAGTGGGCAAGCTCACTAGGCGGCGGGGCGGATGTGATCTTTATGGCTGCACTTCCGTCGGCCAGTCTGGCTGACATCCCTTTGGGCTCGGCGCTTACGCTATTTCTAGACAAGGTGGGAGACCCGGGAAATGTGGGAACCCTTATTCGCAGCGCAGTGGCGTTTGGAGCGATGGGGGTATGCTGCTCTTCGGGCACTGCCGATCCTTTTTCGCCCAAGGCTCTTCGTGCCGGCATGGGGGCCCAGTTTTGCCTTCCGGTGGTGGTAGATGTGAGCCCGGCGGATATGATCGCCAAGCTTCAAAACATGGCCAACCGAGGGGAGCAGGTGCCAATTGTGTGGGTGGCCGAATCCCGCGGCGGAGAAGATGCCCGCGTCTTGCCTGTGAGCGAGGGCATGATTCTCGTGCTAGGGGACGAGCGCGAGGGGCCCAGCCAGGACTGGCGCGGGAATCAGGTAGTGACTGTGCCGCAATATCAGTTCGACTCGCTTAATGTCGCTATGGCAGGGACGGTGCTACTGTATGAAATCGCACGTAGGCGAGGACTGGGGGAAAGGAGAAGCCATTTCGGACACGCCGAGCATTCTTGA
- the rplT gene encoding 50S ribosomal protein L20, with the protein MTRVKRSIHARKKRRKVIEQAKGYWGQKKNVFRRAKEQVIKSGVYAYRDRRNRKREFRRLWITRINAGAREHGLSYNQFIHGLKVAQIDVDRKVLADLAVREPAVFAQIAARAKEALGVK; encoded by the coding sequence ATGACTCGAGTTAAGAGGAGTATTCACGCCCGCAAGAAGCGGCGGAAGGTTATTGAACAGGCGAAGGGCTATTGGGGCCAGAAGAAGAACGTTTTTCGCCGAGCAAAAGAGCAGGTTATCAAGTCGGGGGTCTACGCTTATCGGGATCGGCGCAATCGTAAGCGCGAGTTCAGGCGTTTGTGGATTACCCGCATTAACGCGGGGGCGAGAGAGCATGGCCTAAGCTACAACCAGTTTATTCACGGGCTGAAGGTAGCCCAGATTGACGTAGACCGCAAAGTCCTGGCCGATCTGGCTGTGCGCGAGCCAGCTGTTTTTGCCCAAATCGCTGCGCGGGCTAAGGAGGCTTTGGGCGTCAAGTAG
- the rpmI gene encoding 50S ribosomal protein L35, whose product MPKNKTHKGAKKRIRVTGSGKLMRRHAFGSHLLTKKSPNRKRRIRRPNRVAGADAARARRLLGC is encoded by the coding sequence ATGCCGAAGAATAAGACTCATAAAGGAGCCAAGAAGAGGATACGGGTTACGGGCAGTGGCAAGCTCATGCGGCGTCATGCCTTTGGTAGCCATTTGCTAACCAAGAAGTCGCCCAACCGGAAGCGCCGTATCCGCAGACCAAACCGGGTTGCCGGTGCCGACGCCGCGCGGGCGCGCAGGCTCTTGGGTTGCTAG
- the infC gene encoding translation initiation factor IF-3, which translates to MEGFRINERIRAERVRLIGPDGEQVGIVSLQEALEYADRLNLDLVEVAPNADPPVCKVMDYGKYKYEQEQKAKEARKRQATINIKEIKLRPKIDDHDFVIKRNHVERFLRKGDKVKLTIMFRGRELVHPHLGERLLRRMAEEVAEVGEVESEPSLDGRNMIMMLTPKRN; encoded by the coding sequence ATCGAGGGTTTTCGCATCAACGAGAGAATCCGGGCAGAACGGGTGCGACTTATCGGGCCCGATGGAGAGCAGGTAGGCATAGTAAGTTTGCAAGAAGCTCTCGAGTACGCAGACCGGCTCAACTTGGATCTGGTCGAGGTGGCGCCCAATGCTGATCCGCCCGTCTGCAAAGTGATGGATTATGGCAAGTATAAGTACGAGCAGGAACAGAAAGCCAAAGAAGCGCGCAAGCGTCAGGCGACAATCAACATTAAGGAAATCAAGTTAAGGCCAAAGATAGACGATCATGACTTCGTCATAAAACGGAACCACGTGGAGCGCTTCTTGCGAAAGGGAGATAAGGTCAAACTCACTATCATGTTTCGAGGCCGTGAGTTGGTTCATCCCCATTTAGGGGAGCGGCTGCTTCGCCGAATGGCTGAAGAGGTGGCCGAAGTCGGCGAGGTTGAGTCCGAGCCCAGTTTGGACGGCCGAAATATGATAATGATGTTGACTCCCAAGCGAAACTGA
- the thrS gene encoding threonine--tRNA ligase translates to MKVKLPDESWLELNEEATALEAAHMISPRLARDAVVAEVNGKLVDLAWVLRDGDSLSIVTSTSPQGLEVMRHSAAHILAHAVLELYPGAKFAIGPAIKDGFYYDFEFPVAVGEDILPLLEQTMRDLSAKRLPFLRRELSREEALEVFAHQPYKLELIREIPANETLTVYQVGEFVDLCRGPHVPDTGYVKAFALTAMAGAYWRGRSDNPMLTRIYGVAFATQQELKEHLERLEMARQRDHRKLGRELGLFSFHDEGPGFPFFHPKGMRVINALLEYWRREHAAAGYEEVKTPVILDRSLWERSGHWDNYKDNMYFTRIEETDYAIKPMNCPGGILVYKSEQRSYRDLPMRLAELGLVHRHELSGVLHGLFRVRAFTQDDAHIFCLPEQVEQEVLGVIDLVSRMYRTFGFDKVHVELSTRPAKSIGTDEMWNQAESALARALERAGLDYQLNPGEGAFYGPKIDFHVEDVMGRTWQCATCQLDFAMPERFELEYVGRDNQPHRPVMLHRVVLGSIERFLGILIEHYGGALPAWLAPVQAVVVPVADRHAAYAKQVESALREVGVRVETDTRSESVAKKIRDGEVAKVPFLLVVGDREEEGGTVSVRIRGERETRAMGFGEAVSFLVQACATPCAGRTC, encoded by the coding sequence ATGAAGGTCAAATTGCCGGACGAATCTTGGCTGGAACTTAACGAGGAAGCAACTGCGCTTGAAGCCGCTCACATGATCAGTCCGCGATTGGCCAGAGACGCAGTGGTTGCAGAAGTCAACGGAAAGCTGGTCGATCTTGCATGGGTTCTCCGTGACGGGGATTCGCTTAGCATTGTGACAAGCACTTCGCCCCAGGGGCTTGAAGTCATGCGGCATTCGGCGGCGCACATTCTGGCACACGCTGTCCTTGAGCTTTACCCTGGCGCCAAGTTTGCAATCGGGCCTGCGATTAAGGATGGCTTCTACTACGATTTTGAATTCCCGGTTGCAGTAGGCGAGGATATCTTGCCGCTGCTTGAACAAACCATGAGAGATCTTTCGGCTAAACGCCTGCCATTCTTAAGACGGGAACTTTCCCGCGAGGAAGCTCTCGAGGTTTTTGCTCATCAGCCGTACAAACTCGAGCTGATTCGTGAGATTCCCGCCAATGAGACGCTTACGGTCTACCAAGTTGGTGAGTTTGTGGATCTTTGCCGTGGGCCACACGTTCCCGACACCGGCTATGTGAAAGCCTTCGCCCTTACAGCGATGGCAGGAGCCTACTGGCGAGGCCGCAGTGACAATCCAATGCTCACCCGTATTTATGGAGTAGCGTTCGCCACACAGCAGGAGTTAAAGGAGCATCTCGAGCGTCTTGAGATGGCCCGCCAACGGGACCATCGCAAGCTCGGCCGGGAGTTAGGTTTGTTTAGCTTTCACGACGAGGGACCGGGTTTCCCGTTCTTTCATCCCAAAGGGATGCGGGTAATAAACGCTTTGCTCGAGTACTGGCGAAGGGAGCACGCGGCCGCGGGGTACGAAGAGGTCAAGACCCCGGTGATTTTGGACCGCAGCCTGTGGGAGCGCTCTGGGCATTGGGACAACTACAAGGACAACATGTATTTCACCCGCATCGAAGAGACAGACTACGCTATCAAGCCTATGAACTGTCCTGGCGGCATCCTGGTTTACAAGAGCGAGCAGCGCTCTTACCGAGATCTGCCAATGCGCCTGGCTGAGTTAGGTCTTGTTCATCGGCATGAGCTGTCAGGTGTGTTACATGGCCTATTTCGCGTGCGCGCTTTTACCCAGGATGATGCCCACATCTTCTGTCTACCCGAACAGGTGGAGCAAGAGGTGCTGGGAGTCATAGATCTTGTGAGCCGTATGTACCGGACCTTTGGTTTTGACAAGGTTCATGTGGAGCTGTCCACCCGACCGGCAAAGTCTATCGGCACCGACGAGATGTGGAACCAGGCGGAAAGCGCGCTTGCCCGAGCGCTGGAGCGGGCGGGTCTTGATTATCAACTTAATCCAGGTGAGGGGGCTTTCTATGGCCCAAAGATTGATTTCCACGTAGAAGATGTCATGGGCCGCACTTGGCAATGCGCGACTTGCCAGCTTGATTTCGCCATGCCAGAGCGATTTGAGCTGGAGTATGTGGGGCGGGACAACCAACCCCACCGACCGGTGATGTTGCACCGGGTGGTCCTCGGCAGCATTGAGCGATTCTTGGGCATCCTTATCGAGCACTACGGGGGAGCATTACCGGCATGGCTTGCTCCAGTGCAGGCTGTTGTGGTACCTGTGGCGGACCGTCATGCGGCCTATGCCAAGCAAGTGGAGTCAGCTTTGCGCGAGGTCGGTGTACGGGTGGAGACGGACACGCGCTCAGAGTCGGTGGCGAAGAAGATTAGAGATGGCGAAGTGGCCAAAGTACCCTTCCTGCTAGTCGTTGGTGATCGCGAGGAAGAGGGGGGTACGGTCTCAGTGCGGATTCGCGGCGAGCGGGAGACCCGTGCAATGGGATTTGGCGAGGCAGTGAGCTTCCTCGTGCAAGCCTGCGCCACTCCTTGCGCCGGCAGGACCTGCTGA
- a CDS encoding Nif3-like dinuclear metal center hexameric protein, with protein sequence MKISEVISLLDKLAPLALAQPGDNCGLLVGDPCAQAKRLLVALEADELVLDEARSLDCDTLLTHHPLLFSPVTSLVEGRPRETLLRRIVTEGRNLIAFHTNVDSAKGGLADIAAGELGLVATSPLEQFSVAWVKFVGFIPPESVEEVARAVFRAGAGRIGDYFDCAFSLEGTGWFRPGDEAHPYLGEVGRQERVSEIRWETVVPRWKLREVIAAYVAAHPYEEPAFDVYPVDDVLPKVGLGRVGNLEQAVPLSQFVEKVVETFGCAQVSYCGLPRAMISRAAVVPGSGRSLLEAAVKRADVLVTGDLTYHDAERAQALGLALINVPHGDLEWWAFQRWAKGASGTLAAHGVEMFISEAWASAWRAPGGAGLEVRASRSAGMVRAWIDGGSRGNPGLAAIGVWMEDSSGRPVEARAEVIGVTTNNVAEYKALLAALELAEKRGASELEVHSDSELLVKQLRGEYQVKSELLRPLYDEAVRRIRRLARFAITHVSREQNGRADALVNKALDEHSESGL encoded by the coding sequence GTGAAGATAAGTGAGGTCATTAGTTTACTTGATAAGCTAGCACCTTTGGCCCTGGCCCAGCCTGGCGACAACTGCGGACTCTTAGTCGGAGATCCGTGCGCACAAGCCAAGCGGCTGCTTGTCGCGCTTGAGGCCGACGAGCTTGTACTTGACGAGGCTAGGTCCCTTGATTGTGACACGCTGCTGACCCATCATCCGCTGCTCTTTTCGCCCGTCACCTCGTTGGTCGAGGGGCGACCCCGCGAAACTCTGCTACGCCGAATTGTTACCGAAGGTCGCAATCTCATTGCGTTTCATACGAATGTTGACTCTGCAAAGGGCGGCCTGGCCGACATAGCCGCTGGGGAGCTTGGGCTCGTCGCTACCTCCCCGTTAGAGCAGTTCTCGGTAGCCTGGGTAAAGTTCGTTGGATTCATTCCCCCAGAAAGCGTTGAAGAGGTGGCGCGTGCCGTGTTTCGAGCAGGAGCGGGACGCATAGGCGACTACTTCGACTGTGCTTTTTCTTTGGAGGGAACAGGGTGGTTTAGGCCGGGAGATGAAGCTCACCCATATCTGGGCGAGGTTGGCCGCCAAGAGCGTGTCTCGGAAATCAGATGGGAAACGGTCGTGCCGCGTTGGAAATTACGAGAGGTAATTGCAGCCTACGTGGCGGCTCATCCCTATGAGGAGCCCGCTTTTGATGTGTACCCGGTGGATGACGTTCTTCCGAAAGTCGGTCTCGGGCGAGTAGGAAACTTAGAGCAAGCTGTTCCGCTTTCTCAGTTTGTTGAGAAAGTCGTCGAGACGTTTGGCTGCGCGCAAGTCAGTTACTGTGGGCTTCCGAGGGCGATGATAAGCCGTGCAGCTGTTGTTCCAGGGAGTGGTCGGAGCTTGTTGGAGGCTGCGGTGAAGCGGGCGGATGTCTTGGTAACTGGCGACCTCACATATCACGACGCAGAAAGGGCGCAAGCTCTTGGCCTGGCTTTGATAAATGTGCCGCACGGCGATCTTGAGTGGTGGGCCTTCCAGCGATGGGCGAAGGGCGCAAGTGGGACGCTTGCTGCTCACGGTGTAGAGATGTTCATTTCCGAAGCGTGGGCATCAGCCTGGCGTGCTCCGGGAGGTGCGGGGCTCGAGGTAAGAGCCTCTAGATCCGCAGGGATGGTGCGTGCCTGGATAGACGGGGGGTCGCGAGGTAACCCCGGTCTAGCCGCTATAGGGGTATGGATGGAAGATTCGAGTGGGAGACCGGTGGAAGCAAGAGCCGAGGTCATCGGAGTTACCACCAATAATGTGGCCGAGTATAAAGCTTTGCTTGCGGCGCTTGAGCTTGCGGAAAAGCGGGGAGCAAGTGAGCTTGAGGTCCACTCGGACTCGGAGCTTCTGGTCAAGCAGCTGCGTGGAGAGTACCAGGTTAAGAGTGAACTGCTCCGGCCTCTCTATGATGAGGCCGTTCGGCGGATCAGACGTCTTGCTCGGTTTGCGATAACACATGTGTCTCGGGAACAAAACGGTCGCGCCGATGCCTTGGTTAACAAGGCTCTGGACGAACACAGCGAATCTGGTCTATAA
- a CDS encoding VLRF1 family aeRF1-type release factor, with translation MLEFEKQIEVLRRNFAQSSMPVLSIYSDVNPAKPENAGKAWLKRVKNAIHNLPEIRGQDSKRDTRLYDRVLELLESERPEARTLALFALRDEQGELLAERLDLQVDLPVVDLANGRVEARFGKPYLTPLLFAVDEYERAGVLHLEGTRWRFYEVFLGEIREEEDLFAEVTPEDWEELAGLSARLAQVFAVRAGRPGGRSDKLNPRDRASAKVSTWMQRIYGRLSELLDAAIDRLGIERLVLMGEHWQISHFEGYLSRGTRRLLVARTPHPRGLPAPTKNQLLERILPALEEVERRAELDLLDRIRQQPGLWGMDPVLDALQLGRVQVWVLPWSLEARIWRCEQEKFVAATPDVARIICEHPQEVPLRDYVWELAAEFGARVEFVRGPAEQQVLTEMGGMAALLRW, from the coding sequence ATGCTCGAGTTTGAAAAACAAATCGAGGTTCTACGGAGGAACTTTGCCCAATCCTCGATGCCTGTACTGTCAATCTACTCGGACGTCAACCCAGCTAAACCTGAAAACGCGGGCAAAGCATGGCTTAAGCGCGTAAAGAATGCTATCCACAATCTTCCGGAGATCCGGGGTCAAGATAGTAAACGTGACACAAGACTCTACGACAGGGTGCTTGAGCTTCTGGAAAGCGAGCGCCCTGAAGCTCGAACACTGGCTCTGTTTGCTCTTCGCGACGAGCAGGGAGAGCTCCTAGCGGAGCGCCTGGACCTGCAAGTAGACCTCCCAGTGGTAGACCTGGCCAACGGTCGGGTAGAGGCCCGCTTTGGTAAGCCGTACTTGACCCCTCTTCTTTTTGCTGTAGACGAATACGAACGAGCCGGAGTTCTTCATCTCGAAGGAACGCGCTGGCGCTTTTACGAAGTGTTTCTCGGAGAGATTCGCGAGGAGGAAGATCTTTTTGCTGAGGTTACTCCTGAGGACTGGGAAGAATTGGCAGGGCTCTCCGCTCGCCTCGCTCAGGTTTTCGCCGTGCGCGCCGGCCGTCCGGGAGGGAGGTCCGACAAACTAAATCCGCGGGATCGCGCTTCCGCCAAGGTGTCCACTTGGATGCAGCGAATCTATGGGCGACTGTCTGAGCTCCTAGACGCAGCAATTGATCGCCTCGGCATAGAGAGACTGGTTCTCATGGGGGAACATTGGCAGATAAGTCACTTTGAGGGCTATCTCAGTCGCGGTACGCGCAGACTCCTCGTAGCCAGAACCCCGCACCCTCGTGGTCTCCCGGCACCCACAAAGAACCAGCTGCTCGAGAGAATCCTGCCTGCGCTGGAAGAAGTCGAAAGACGAGCGGAACTCGATCTCCTGGATCGGATCAGACAGCAGCCTGGACTCTGGGGAATGGACCCAGTGCTGGACGCCCTACAGCTCGGACGAGTACAGGTTTGGGTTCTCCCCTGGTCACTTGAGGCACGCATTTGGCGTTGCGAACAAGAGAAGTTCGTCGCTGCTACTCCCGATGTGGCTCGAATCATCTGTGAGCACCCGCAAGAGGTGCCGCTGCGGGACTATGTCTGGGAACTGGCCGCTGAATTTGGAGCACGAGTGGAGTTTGTCCGCGGGCCGGCGGAGCAGCAGGTGCTAACTGAGATGGGTGGCATGGCTGCACTACTTCGCTGGTAG